DNA from Candidatus Chlorobium masyuteum:
AAAGAGAAATGTTCGGCCGGTAATCGCTTCAATTCCGATCTCCTCCATGAGGGTCACGGCATCGGCGATTTTCGGGACAGGCTGGGTGGTAACACCATGTTTGGCGAGGTCACCGGAAGTTGTTTTCCCTACAGCCCATATCTTGAGCTTCTGAAGGTGTTGCAACTCTTCAGGACTTTCGGTAAGCAGTCGATCCAGAAAGAAACTGACACTGTTCGGGCTGGTAAAAAATACGCCGTCAAACTTGCTCAGATCGGGGACACTCCAGCCGGAAACCGGCCTGATCTCGATTGTCGGAAAGACAAAAGAGTTCAGGCCGTACTGTTCCAGTTCCTTTACAAAAGATGCAGCTTGTTGTTTCGGACGGGTAACAAGAACTGTTTTCATCAGCGGGTTTTGCGGATTTGCGACAGAATTGCGTCAGCACCCTGTGCCAGGAGCTTCTCGGCAAGTGCAATACCGGCTTCTTCAGCCTGTTCGGGGGAGGTAAGTCCGGTTTTTGTTATTTCATCATGCAGACCGACTTTACCGTCAACTGATCCGACATAGGCAAGCAGCTTGAGTGTTCCGTTCTGGAACGAGCCATAGGCGCCGATCGGGATCTGGCAGCCGCCCTGGAGATGACGGAGCAGAGCACGTTCAGCCCTGCAGCAGTACTCGGTATTTGAGTGGTTGAGGATGCGTACAATCTCTCTTGTCTGCTCATCATCAACACGGGTCTCAATGCCGAGCGCACCCTGTCCTACAGCTGGAAGCATCACTTCATGCGGAAGAATCTCCGAAATGCGGTCGCTGAAATTCAGGCGGTAGACACCGGCATAGGCAAGCATCATGGCATCAAATTCACCGGCATCAAACTTCTGGAAGCGGGTATTGAGATTGCCTCTGATATCACGAATATCAAGATCGGGGCGAAGGCTCAGGAGCTGCGACATACGGCGCAGACTGCTTGTGGCCATTTTGGCATTTGCAGGCAGCTCCTTCAGTTTGACGCCGCCCTTTGATATGATGACGTCCCGTGTGTCTTCACGCTCGGTAAAGGAGGTGATGATCAGTCCTTCAGGTGTTCCTGTCGGCACATCCTTCAGGCTGTGAACGGCAAGGTCAATCTCTTTGGCAATCAGGTGTTTTTCGATGTCCTTGGTGAACAGACCCATATCGCCGATTTTTGACAGGGGGGAGTCAAGAAGTACATCACCGGTTGTTTTAACCAGCTTCAGTGTGATGTCGAGTTCAGGGAAATGCCTCGAAAGTTCCGTCTTGGTGAATTCTGCCTGCCACAAAGCGAGGGGGCTGGATCTGGTACCGATGATAAGCTGTTTTTTCAAAGCAATTACGGATTTTTATTTAGTGTGACTGATTTGGTTCTTCGAGATCAAAAACGTTGCGGACAAGATCGACTCTGCTGGGCATGGTGTCTGCGGTATCAATCGGCGCCTTGAGCATTTTAATCGGGTGGTGCAGGATTTTTTTCAGGATACGGTCTGTCAGATGCTCCATTCTCTGAAGCTCCTCCTCGCTTACCTTGTAACGGTAACGCTCCAGCTCCTTCTCCTTGATTTCAATGAATTTTGACTGCAGGTCAACAATGGTGGGCCGGACTTTGAGCGTGTTGATCCATTGTCCGAAAGCAACAAGCTCCTCCTCAATGATGGCATTGACTTTCGGGAGTTCGCGACTCCGTTTTTCAAGGTTCTTGTCAATGATGTGCTTGAGCGCATCAATATCCTTGAGAAACATGTTCTGAAGCTTTGAAATGTCGGGGTCGACGTTTCTTGGCAGTCCAAGGTCGAGAATGATAACCGGCTTCAGCTTGCGTTTAAGCATGCTCTGGTGCATTTCCGATTCTGTCAGAATGTACTCTTTGCTGCTGACTGCGGTGATAATGATATCGAACTCGTGAAGATGATCCTTGTATGACTCGTAGGGCAGAACCTTGTTGGTACCAAGCTCTTCGCTGAGGGCTTCGGCTTTTGCAAGTGTCCTGTTGGTAATAACGATGTTGCGTGCGTTTTTCTGGAATATGTGCTTTGCTGCCAGTTCACCCGTTTCACCGGCACCGACCAGCAGAACCTTCTTCATGGAGAGGTTGGAGAAGATTTTCTGCGCAAGTTCGACAGCTGCATAGCTGACCGAAACAGCGCCCTCCATGATCTTTGTTTTGGTTTTTACCTTTTTGGCAACACTGAACGCGGTATGGCAGAGTCGGGTAAGGAGGATGCCCGCCGCCTGTGTCTCTGCGGCAATGCGGTATGCGTTCTTTACCTGGCCGAGAATCTGGCCTTCACCGAGAATCAGCGAATCAATCGCGCTTGCCACTTCAAAGATGTGGCGTGCGGTACCGCAGTAGAAGCGGCTGAAAAAGTGTTCGGGGCGTACCTCTTTCTGGGCATCCTTGAAGGCGATCAGATACTCTTTGAGGTACTCTCCCGTGACTTCATGCATCGCGGGAACTACATAAAGCTCTGTTCTGTTGCAAGTGGAGATAACCATTGCTTCATGGGCAATTCCGCTTTCAATCAGACCCGTAATGAACTCCTTGTTCTGAACTTCTGAAAGCGAGATTCTTTCACGGATTTCAATTGGTGCGGTTTTGTGATTGACACCGATCGAAATGATGTTCATAGCAGGGCTGTTTAAGTTATCTGATGTTGGACAATGCCACAAAAAACTCTGTGCAGAACAAACT
Protein-coding regions in this window:
- a CDS encoding uroporphyrinogen-III synthase produces the protein MKTVLVTRPKQQAASFVKELEQYGLNSFVFPTIEIRPVSGWSVPDLSKFDGVFFTSPNSVSFFLDRLLTESPEELQHLQKLKIWAVGKTTSGDLAKHGVTTQPVPKIADAVTLMEEIGIEAITGRTFLFVRGSLSLGTIPDVIEKRGGHCVELTVYENLPPSLEETVKVKTLLEQGKLSCLSFTSPSTAINFFEAIESTALPSGVLVAAIGTTTASALEKIGLQVDIIPESFDGPGFAKAIAKALQQ
- the hemC gene encoding hydroxymethylbilane synthase; translation: MKKQLIIGTRSSPLALWQAEFTKTELSRHFPELDITLKLVKTTGDVLLDSPLSKIGDMGLFTKDIEKHLIAKEIDLAVHSLKDVPTGTPEGLIITSFTEREDTRDVIISKGGVKLKELPANAKMATSSLRRMSQLLSLRPDLDIRDIRGNLNTRFQKFDAGEFDAMMLAYAGVYRLNFSDRISEILPHEVMLPAVGQGALGIETRVDDEQTREIVRILNHSNTEYCCRAERALLRHLQGGCQIPIGAYGSFQNGTLKLLAYVGSVDGKVGLHDEITKTGLTSPEQAEEAGIALAEKLLAQGADAILSQIRKTR
- the hemA gene encoding glutamyl-tRNA reductase, giving the protein MNIISIGVNHKTAPIEIRERISLSEVQNKEFITGLIESGIAHEAMVISTCNRTELYVVPAMHEVTGEYLKEYLIAFKDAQKEVRPEHFFSRFYCGTARHIFEVASAIDSLILGEGQILGQVKNAYRIAAETQAAGILLTRLCHTAFSVAKKVKTKTKIMEGAVSVSYAAVELAQKIFSNLSMKKVLLVGAGETGELAAKHIFQKNARNIVITNRTLAKAEALSEELGTNKVLPYESYKDHLHEFDIIITAVSSKEYILTESEMHQSMLKRKLKPVIILDLGLPRNVDPDISKLQNMFLKDIDALKHIIDKNLEKRSRELPKVNAIIEEELVAFGQWINTLKVRPTIVDLQSKFIEIKEKELERYRYKVSEEELQRMEHLTDRILKKILHHPIKMLKAPIDTADTMPSRVDLVRNVFDLEEPNQSH